A genomic region of Papaver somniferum cultivar HN1 chromosome 7, ASM357369v1, whole genome shotgun sequence contains the following coding sequences:
- the LOC113296891 gene encoding LOW QUALITY PROTEIN: pentatricopeptide repeat-containing protein At1g80150, mitochondrial (The sequence of the model RefSeq protein was modified relative to this genomic sequence to represent the inferred CDS: substituted 3 bases at 3 genomic stop codons), producing the protein MLSLRIVRRFYTTKTTNIAFASAAIVTNAVSKPLEEPALIKLKNERNPDKLFHLFKANAKNRLVIENRFAFEDTVSRLAGARRIDYMEQLLEEQKTLSQGRREGFVRIITLYGMIKHAVETFYTMHLFGCPRTVKSFNAALKVLGQTRNAEDIKSFLLEVPQKFDISIDVYSLNIATKAFCEVGLLDTAYLVMIELEKAGVRPYVVTYTTILSAFYKNDXCVIGNGLWNLMLHKGCSPNLATFNVRIXYLVKKGRAWQANKLMGTMQFLCSEPDEVTYNLVIKVFFQAGYSLMAKXVYSALHRKGGKPNRQMYQTMIHYLCEGGEFDEAFTMCKDSMEKNWFPNFVTIGKLLVGLLMSSKSRNANILMALVRGRTPPFSEKEIEHLEYVNSSTLEHMVKK; encoded by the coding sequence ATGCTATCTCTGCGTATAGTTCGCAGATTTTACACCACAAAAACAACAAACATTGCATTTGCTTCTGCCGCAATTGTAACTAATGCTGTTTCTAAACCTTTGGAAGAACCTGCATTGATAAAGCTAAAGAACGAAAGAAATCCAGATAAATTGTTTCATTTGTTTAAGGCGAATGCTAAGAACCGTTTGGTTATTGAGAATCGATTTGCATTTGAAGATACTGTTAGTCGCCTTGCTGGTGCTCGACGAATTGATTATATGGAACAGCTTCTTGAGGAGCAGAAAACATTATCGCAAGGGCGTCGTGAGGGGTTTGTTAGGATTATAACACTATATGGTATGATTAAGCATGCTGTTGAAACATTTTATACTATGCATCTCTTTGGTTGTCCTCGGACTGTTAAATCTTTCAATGCTGCTCTTAAGGTTTTGGGACAGACCCGTAATGCAGAAGATATCAAGTCATTTCTCTTGGAGGTTCCTCAGAAGTTTGATATTTCTATAGATGTTTATTCACTCAATATTGCTACAAAGGCTTTTTGTGAAGTCGGTTTATTGGATACAGCTTATTTAGTCATGATAGAGCTGGAGAAGGCAGGAGTTAGACCGTATGTTGTTACGTACACCACTATTCTTTCTGCATTTTATAAGAACGATTAGTGTGTGATAGGCAACGGGTTGTGGAATCTTATGTTGCATAAAGGTTGTTCACCTAATCTTGCCACATTTAATGTTAGGATCTAGTACTTAGTCAAGAAGGGACGAGCTTGGCAAGCTAATAAGTTAATGGGTACGATGCAGTTTCTGTGTAGCGAGCCAGATGAAGTGACATATAATTTAGTGATCAAGGTTTTTTTTCAAGCTGGTTATAGTTTAATGGCCAAATAAGTATATTCTGCACTACATCGTAAAGGTGGCAAGCCAAATCGACAGATGTACCAAACGATGATCCATTACCTTTGTGAAGGAGGTGAATTTGATGAGGCATTTACAATGTGCAAGGATAGCATGGAAAAGAACTGGTTTCCTAATTTTGTTACCATCGGTAAGCTGCTAGTAGGTCTTCTAATGAGTTCAAAGAGCCGCAATGCTAATATTCTCATGGCACTGGTTAGGGGAAGAACTCCTCCTTTTTCTGAGAAGGAAATTGAGCATTTGGAATACGTTAATTCTTCAACTCTGGAGCATATGGTCAAAAAATAA
- the LOC113294492 gene encoding glycerol kinase-like, which produces MIRWVAGAAVQWLKESLGIVQSASEIEELAGKIENTGRVYFVPASNGLFAPWWRDDARGICIGITRFTNKSPITSVLESMCFQVKDVLDSMHKDAGGKGEVKNENGDFVLRVDGGATINNLLMQIQADLLGCPVVRPASIETTALGAAYASWLAVGVWTEQDVFSDEAKQEKPTTVQPNLDGAKEEKSNVLV; this is translated from the exons ATGATCAGATGGGTTGCTGGTGCAGCAGTTCAATGGTTAAAAGAAAGTCTTGGTATAGTTCAGAGTGCTAGTGAGATTGAAGAACTGGCAGGGAAAATTGAGAACACTGGTAGAGTTTATTTTGTTCCTGCGTCTAATGGTCTATTTGCACCGTGGTGGCGTGATGATGCCCGTGGGATTTGTATCGGGATCACAAGATTTACCAACAAATCTCCCATCACAAGTGTTCTTGAGAGCATGTGTTTTCAGGTTAAAGATGTCTTAGACTCGATGCACAAGGATGCTGGGGGAAAAGGCGAAGTGAAAAATGAGAATGGAGATTTTGTGCTCAGAGTTGATGGTGGAGCAACTATTAACAATCTATTGATGCAAATTCAG GCGGATCTGTTGGGATGTCCAGTCGTTAGACCAGCTAGCATTGAAACCACAGCTCTTGGTGCAGCCTATGCTTCTTGGTTAGCTGTGGGAGTTTGGACAGAACAAGATGTCTTTTCTGATGAAGCGAAACAAGAGAAACCTACCACTGTCCAGCCTAACTTGGATGGAGCtaaggaagaaaagagtaatGTCTTGGTATAA